From the genome of bacterium:
CTCTATCCGTTTATCGTATTTCCAGCTGCGGTTTCCTCCGGCAGGCACGGAAAAATAACGGCTTTTTCCGGAAGCCTCCTCCTCTTTCTCATGAACTTCCTGCTATTTTCCGTGGGGTCGCGCCTGGCCTACCAGGGGATGATCCCCGCCGCCCTGGGAGCCTGGTTCCCGGTGATATTTCTCACCCTGGCGGGCCTTGCCGTCTTTCCCATATTCATCGCCATCCAGCTCCGGGGCACAAGAGCATCCGGAGGAAACAGGCCATGACCCTTCTGGATCGACATATTACGAGGAAGTGGATCCTGTATTTTTTTCCCGCCGTTGTCGTTCTGGTGACAGTATTTCTGGCTTCGGATGTGGCGATGACCTTTTGGGATAATAGCCGGCGAGGAATTTCACCGGGCATTGTCGCCCTGCATTATTTCCTGAAGACACCGTATCTTCTTTATCAGACAGCTCCGGTCGCGTCTCTCATCGCTACACTTCTCACCCTTACCGGGATGAAACGCAATGGTGAGATGACCGCCATATTCACTTCGGGGACAAGCGGAGTCCGTTTGAGCTTACCGATAATCATATCTGCTCTTTGCGTAAGCCTGCTGTCCTTTTATTTGACCGAATCTGTGGTCCCGGGCGCCAACAGGATCAGCCGGGATCTGGTGCGCAAGGATTCCGGAGCGGGGGCCTCGGTTGTCGGTACCGACCGGATCTGGCTCAGGGATGGGAACCGTGTCATCCACATCCGGTCGGTGGAAAACGAGGGAACCATGCTCACGGAACCGACGATCCTTCAGTTCGAGGACGGTGGCCTTCGCAGTTTGAGCCTCCGCCTGGACGCTGAGACCGCGCACTGGGACAAGGGCACCTGGCGGGCCGAAAAGGTGTTTCTGAGGAGGTTTACAGACGGAATCCTTATCGAAACCAGGGTTTTGAACAATGAACGTCTTCCTATCAGAACCAATCCAGATGAATTCCAACGGGTTCGCAGGAAACCGGAGGAGATGGGACGAGCCCAGCTAAAAAAATACATCCATAACCTGAAACTGGCTGGTCTTCCTTATGCGAGATACGAGGTCAATTTCTTCCAGAAAGCCTCCGCGGCGATCATATCCCTGGTCTTCACCATCCTCTCCCTTCCCGTAGCCTTCATCGTGCCTGTGAGGAGCGGTGTCCCTATGGGGATCGGCATAAGCATCTTTCTTGGAGCCGTTTTCTGGTCTTTTTATTCCCTGTCCCTGTCCCTGGGTTTTGCCAGCATCATCCCCGCCCCCATCGCGGCCTGGTCGGCCCAGGTGGTGTTCTTCCTGCTGGGTCTTGCCGCGCTGGCGCTGATAAGGCGGCCGCGATTACATTAAAACACGGTATCGGGGTGACGGGGTGTGGGGGAAAGAACTTACTCCTGTGGTCCTGAAACGGAGAATCGGCGAAACGGGGAATCGGGAAAAATGAGCGGTTCCTGTAAAGGCGTTGAAAGCTGATTTTACCGCAGAGGACGTCACGCCTCTGGCGTGACAGGCTTTGGACGCAGAGGAAGGCCTGGCGAGGGATACAACGGTTTCTAAAAGCGACCAGAACTCTCACCACAGGGTCCACAGGGTGACACAGGGTTAAATCTGGATCCTGGGGAAAGTACGGTGGCTGAAAATTCAGAATGTAGAACATAGAACGTAGAATGTAGAATGCAGGAGAAAAAGTGTGTCATTGCGAGGCCAATGAACGAGCCGAAGCAATCCCGGTTTCTATAAACGCGCTGTTTTTCACCACTGAGCTCATTGAGGACACTGAGAAATTCCGGGAACTGGGGAAAAGCGCGGTTGCTATAAAGGCGATTTTTTAAACGCCAAGTTCGCTACTTGTCACGGGAAGTTCGAAGAACGAAGACGGGTCATCGCGAGCCGATTCTTATGCGAAGCGATCCCGGTTGCTATTAAAGCGATGCTTTTTACCACTGAGTTTTAGAAAACCCGAGACATAATGATGTCTGTCAGTTGTCAATAAGGATCTGCCTACCTTGCGACGTGGGTTATGCTTGGCATATATGAACTTGCACGTGCCGAGCACAGTGCCAAAACCAAGGAGGCAGATCATGGAAAGTATCCTGTACGTCGGTCTTGATGTCCACAAGAAATCCATCGAGGTAGCTTTGGCCGAAAGCGGTGTAAGCGATGAGCTGCGCCGATACGGTCGTATTGATGGTGATCTGGATTCGTTGGACAAAGTCGTCCGCAAGCTTGTTTCCACCGGTAAGGAGCTGCGATTCGTGTACGAGGCGGGACCATGTGGTTACGAGATCTACCGTCATCTGAACAACCGGGGTTTTGAGTGTGTTGTGGTTGGTCCTTCCCAGGTTCCCCGGCGCAG
Proteins encoded in this window:
- a CDS encoding LptF/LptG family permease produces the protein MTLLDRHITRKWILYFFPAVVVLVTVFLASDVAMTFWDNSRRGISPGIVALHYFLKTPYLLYQTAPVASLIATLLTLTGMKRNGEMTAIFTSGTSGVRLSLPIIISALCVSLLSFYLTESVVPGANRISRDLVRKDSGAGASVVGTDRIWLRDGNRVIHIRSVENEGTMLTEPTILQFEDGGLRSLSLRLDAETAHWDKGTWRAEKVFLRRFTDGILIETRVLNNERLPIRTNPDEFQRVRRKPEEMGRAQLKKYIHNLKLAGLPYARYEVNFFQKASAAIISLVFTILSLPVAFIVPVRSGVPMGIGISIFLGAVFWSFYSLSLSLGFASIIPAPIAAWSAQVVFFLLGLAALALIRRPRLH
- a CDS encoding transposase codes for the protein MMESILYVGLDVHKKSIEVALAESGVSDELRRYGRIDGDLDSLDKVVRKLVSTGKELRFVYEAGPCGYEIYRHLNNRGFECVVVGPSQVPRRSGDRIKNDRRDAMALARLHRAGELTAVYVPTPEDEAMRDLVRGREDAKRDERKAKQRLGAFLLRHG